The Sinomicrobium kalidii genome contains a region encoding:
- a CDS encoding MFS transporter: MNRLFRTLNRKALIKAILATMLVIVLVLVGSRNLQNFDPALIAYLIGTLFAVFGIAYRYSVWLQRPPTRLYWRRSMQFLFSRHFVPYFLRSVRLFFRNIMFQRFLVYRSKTRWIGHFLLATGCLLAFAITIPLTFGWIHFILKPGDDTTYYAYLFGFEAGAFVLGSPLAFIAFHGLVWCSVLVTIGAVIMMKRRLTNGGLIATQTFENDWLPLILLIAISLTGLGISYDYTFLGGKTYQFMAVIHAITVILFLVWLPFGKFFHIFQRLAQLGANLYKKEGKRRGMAVCPHTGKAFASQTHVNDLKKVTGELGFDFSGEDGTSHLDLSPEGKRSALAKAHFEARKESGHFFG, encoded by the coding sequence ATGAACAGACTCTTCCGGACATTAAACAGAAAAGCGCTCATCAAGGCCATTTTAGCGACAATGCTGGTTATTGTACTGGTGCTTGTCGGTTCCCGTAACCTTCAGAATTTCGATCCGGCCCTGATCGCGTATCTCATCGGGACCTTATTTGCTGTTTTCGGGATTGCCTATCGCTATTCCGTCTGGCTTCAGCGGCCGCCTACGAGGCTTTACTGGCGCCGCAGCATGCAGTTTCTCTTTAGCAGGCACTTTGTTCCGTATTTTCTGCGTTCCGTTCGGTTGTTTTTCAGGAATATCATGTTTCAGAGGTTTCTGGTCTATCGGAGCAAAACCCGGTGGATAGGCCATTTTCTCCTGGCTACGGGGTGTTTGCTGGCCTTTGCTATTACTATACCCCTCACTTTTGGCTGGATACACTTTATATTGAAACCCGGAGACGATACCACTTATTACGCCTATCTGTTCGGATTTGAAGCAGGGGCTTTCGTTCTGGGGTCACCCCTGGCCTTTATTGCTTTTCACGGGCTGGTATGGTGTTCCGTACTGGTAACCATAGGTGCCGTGATTATGATGAAAAGACGGCTTACCAACGGAGGGCTGATAGCTACACAAACATTTGAGAACGACTGGTTGCCGCTTATTCTCCTCATTGCCATATCCCTGACGGGATTGGGGATTTCCTACGACTATACTTTTCTGGGAGGAAAGACCTACCAGTTTATGGCTGTCATACACGCCATTACCGTTATATTATTTTTGGTATGGCTGCCGTTCGGCAAGTTCTTCCATATTTTCCAAAGACTTGCCCAGCTGGGGGCCAACCTGTATAAGAAAGAAGGAAAGCGAAGGGGAATGGCCGTGTGCCCCCATACCGGGAAAGCATTTGCCTCGCAAACTCATGTCAATGATCTTAAAAAGGTAACCGGGGAACTTGGATTTGATTTCAGCGGAGAAGACGGTACAAGTCATCTGGACCTGAGCCCAGAAGGAAAACGATCGGCTTTGGCGAAGGCCCATTTCGAGGCCAGAAAGGAATCGGGACATTTTTTTGGTTAA
- a CDS encoding molybdopterin oxidoreductase family protein, protein MAKLPVAADQLIKKYGPHKAYAPQSGFYGAHEPDRLVKTHCCYCGMQCGIQLKVKDNKVTGFEPWMEFPFNEGRLCPKGVQRYLQNNHPDRLLNPIQRAEGKGFEPVSWEHAMSKTVSEIRRIQEKYGNDAFAMLSGVSITNEKSYMVGKFARVALKTANLDYNGRLCMVSAGGGNKKAFGLDRSSNSWADLAHAEVIIVAGANISETFPTLTHYIWQARDNGAKLIVVDPRVIPLARTADLHLPVRPGGDSALFGAMLKILVDNDWLDHDFINSHTSGFEETIAAVKDYDLDWAEEQTGIPGEKIREAATLWGKAKTSFLLHARGIEHHTKGVENVLSCINLVLATGRIGKPYCGYGTITGQGNGQGGREHGHKCDQLPGNRDITNPEHREYIAGVWGIDEKEMPGKGLTAYEQIEAIHRGEIKGLISICFNPLVSLPNNNFVREALEKLEFYMCIDSFLSETARHADIVMAGSLHEEEEGTVTTAEGRVVKINEAVTPPAGARRDGEILMELADRLGAGDKFSYTCSEDIFNELRVASRGGTADYYGITYKKIVDNMGVFWPCPSLDHPGTPRLWEDRKFRTPDGKAHFNPVPYRPASEVTDKEYPVVLTTGRVVSQYLSGTSTRRIGKLVDQYPEPLLEIHPKLAFQYGIKERDLVRVKTRRGEAEFPAQVVETIREDTVFIPYHWGGKHAANQLTIGNLDPVSKIPEFKVCACKLIPTGSKAPDVMTETAYQSGL, encoded by the coding sequence ATGGCAAAACTTCCGGTAGCTGCAGATCAACTAATAAAAAAGTACGGACCTCATAAAGCCTATGCCCCGCAATCGGGATTTTACGGGGCACATGAGCCGGACAGGCTGGTAAAGACCCATTGCTGTTATTGCGGAATGCAATGCGGAATACAGCTGAAGGTAAAAGACAACAAGGTGACCGGCTTTGAACCCTGGATGGAATTTCCGTTCAATGAAGGCCGTCTGTGTCCCAAAGGTGTGCAACGTTACCTGCAGAACAACCATCCGGACAGGCTCCTGAATCCCATACAAAGAGCAGAAGGCAAGGGGTTTGAACCTGTCTCGTGGGAGCATGCCATGAGTAAAACCGTAAGCGAGATCAGGAGGATACAGGAAAAATACGGCAATGATGCCTTTGCCATGCTGAGTGGCGTTTCCATCACCAATGAAAAGAGTTATATGGTGGGAAAATTTGCCCGTGTAGCCCTGAAAACCGCAAATCTTGATTACAATGGGCGGCTTTGTATGGTAAGTGCTGGGGGAGGAAACAAAAAGGCTTTCGGCCTGGACAGGAGTTCCAACAGCTGGGCGGACCTGGCGCATGCCGAAGTCATTATCGTGGCCGGGGCCAATATCAGCGAGACCTTTCCCACGCTTACACACTATATCTGGCAGGCCAGGGACAACGGGGCCAAGCTGATCGTGGTGGACCCGCGGGTCATCCCCCTGGCCAGGACGGCCGACCTGCACCTGCCGGTAAGGCCGGGGGGCGATTCGGCCCTGTTCGGTGCCATGCTGAAGATCCTTGTGGACAATGACTGGCTGGACCACGATTTTATAAACAGCCACACTTCCGGATTCGAGGAAACCATAGCTGCCGTAAAGGATTATGACCTGGACTGGGCTGAGGAACAGACAGGTATTCCCGGAGAGAAAATCAGGGAAGCAGCGACCCTCTGGGGAAAGGCTAAAACCAGTTTTCTGCTCCATGCCCGCGGTATAGAACACCATACCAAAGGAGTGGAGAATGTGCTGAGTTGTATCAATCTCGTCCTGGCCACGGGGCGTATAGGAAAACCGTACTGCGGATACGGCACCATCACCGGCCAGGGCAATGGCCAAGGTGGAAGAGAACACGGCCATAAGTGCGATCAGTTACCCGGAAACCGCGATATCACCAATCCCGAACACCGGGAATATATAGCCGGGGTGTGGGGGATCGATGAAAAGGAAATGCCGGGAAAAGGGCTTACGGCCTACGAACAGATCGAAGCGATTCACCGGGGCGAGATTAAAGGGTTAATATCCATTTGTTTTAATCCGTTGGTATCATTGCCCAATAACAATTTCGTTCGGGAAGCGCTCGAAAAACTGGAATTTTATATGTGTATTGACAGTTTTCTCTCCGAGACCGCCCGCCATGCCGATATTGTTATGGCCGGGTCGTTACACGAAGAAGAGGAAGGAACGGTGACTACTGCCGAAGGAAGGGTCGTGAAAATAAATGAGGCGGTGACCCCTCCGGCCGGGGCGAGAAGGGACGGAGAAATACTCATGGAACTGGCCGACAGACTCGGGGCAGGAGATAAGTTCAGTTATACGTGCAGCGAAGATATATTTAACGAACTGAGAGTCGCTTCCCGTGGAGGTACGGCTGACTACTACGGGATCACCTATAAGAAAATCGTGGACAACATGGGCGTTTTCTGGCCCTGTCCGTCGCTCGACCACCCGGGTACCCCCAGGCTGTGGGAAGACCGGAAATTCAGGACGCCGGATGGTAAGGCACATTTCAATCCCGTACCTTACAGACCGGCCTCGGAGGTAACAGACAAGGAATACCCGGTAGTCCTGACCACGGGCAGGGTGGTCTCTCAATACCTCAGCGGAACCTCCACCCGGAGGATAGGTAAGCTTGTAGACCAGTATCCCGAACCCTTGCTGGAGATACATCCCAAACTGGCTTTTCAGTACGGGATAAAGGAAAGGGACCTGGTCCGGGTAAAGACCAGGAGGGGGGAAGCAGAGTTTCCCGCACAGGTGGTGGAGACCATCCGGGAAGATACGGTATTTATCCCGTACCATTGGGGAGGAAAGCACGCTGCCAACCAGCTGACCATTGGAAACCTCGACCCCGTGTCCAAGATCCCCGAGTTCAAGGTGTGTGCCTGCAAATTGATCCCTACGGGGAGCAAGGCACCTGATGTAATGACAGAAACTGCTTATCAAAGCGGATTGTAA
- a CDS encoding 4Fe-4S dicluster domain-containing protein: MIPATDYNQEMAFFVDMQRCIGCHACEMACAECETNGQESMIHVNYVNRAESVQTTVQVCMHCEDPACANVCPADAIHKDDFGVVHSANTSRCIGCSNCVLACPFGVPKKVEEAELMMKCNMCYDRTSAGKKPMCATVCPSQALFYGTREEIERMRPDSVPVNSFKFGKQEVDTKVSIMMPKGTHQLIVE, from the coding sequence ATGATACCAGCAACCGATTATAACCAGGAGATGGCCTTTTTTGTCGACATGCAACGCTGTATTGGTTGCCATGCCTGTGAAATGGCCTGTGCAGAATGTGAAACCAACGGACAGGAAAGCATGATACACGTCAACTACGTGAACCGTGCGGAAAGCGTACAGACCACCGTACAGGTGTGTATGCACTGCGAAGACCCCGCCTGTGCCAATGTATGCCCGGCCGATGCCATTCACAAAGACGACTTTGGTGTAGTCCATTCCGCCAATACTTCCCGTTGTATAGGGTGTTCCAACTGTGTCCTGGCATGCCCTTTCGGGGTGCCGAAAAAAGTGGAGGAAGCGGAATTGATGATGAAGTGCAATATGTGTTATGACCGTACCAGCGCCGGGAAGAAACCCATGTGTGCTACGGTTTGCCCGAGCCAGGCCCTGTTTTACGGAACCAGGGAAGAGATCGAAAGAATGCGCCCGGACAGCGTGCCCGTAAATTCCTTTAAGTTCGGGAAGCAGGAAGTCGATACCAAGGTGAGTATTATGATGCCCAAAGGGACCCATCAGTTGATTGTAGAATAA
- a CDS encoding ubiquinol-cytochrome c reductase iron-sulfur subunit → MAKKSSHDHPEKMPTWKSDFPIKEEQVTHVGRREFAKFLGLLSGTLALGNGVIVIKALAFPAKPLEGEHFVCNADEVAVGEMFQFEIAGSKVIPYILIHLEENVWRAFEQKCTHLTCAVRYRKDLGKIECPCHHGFFSADTGEVLQGPPPRPLPRLEVVIRDGKVYVREEKQDQTV, encoded by the coding sequence ATGGCAAAAAAAAGTTCTCATGACCACCCGGAAAAAATGCCGACCTGGAAAAGCGATTTTCCGATAAAGGAGGAACAGGTCACCCATGTGGGCCGCAGGGAATTCGCAAAATTTCTCGGGCTGCTTTCGGGGACACTGGCGTTGGGTAACGGTGTTATTGTGATAAAGGCACTGGCCTTTCCTGCAAAACCTCTGGAAGGCGAGCATTTTGTCTGTAATGCGGATGAAGTAGCCGTGGGGGAAATGTTCCAGTTCGAGATCGCAGGAAGCAAGGTCATTCCCTATATCCTCATTCATCTGGAAGAAAATGTATGGCGGGCCTTTGAACAAAAATGTACACACCTCACATGCGCAGTGAGATACCGGAAAGACCTGGGTAAAATAGAATGCCCATGTCATCACGGCTTCTTCAGTGCCGATACCGGGGAAGTGTTACAGGGCCCCCCGCCCAGGCCTCTCCCGAGGCTTGAAGTGGTGATAAGGGATGGAAAAGTATATGTAAGAGAAGAAAAACAGGACCAAACCGTATAG
- a CDS encoding DUF6755 family protein, translating to MSDFRRSQNEAHPNKTNTLMTAIIVLLILFVGIQIWFLFGALNNALQGNIYFAVTTFIGSFLLALASLWLLRYLPDPLKKSSGKKK from the coding sequence ATGAGCGATTTCAGAAGATCACAGAACGAGGCACACCCCAACAAGACCAATACGCTGATGACTGCTATTATCGTGCTGCTTATCCTTTTTGTGGGGATCCAGATATGGTTTTTGTTCGGCGCACTCAACAACGCATTGCAGGGCAATATTTACTTTGCCGTGACCACATTCATAGGCTCTTTCCTTCTGGCCCTGGCTTCTTTATGGCTGTTACGCTATTTACCCGATCCATTGAAAAAATCGTCCGGGAAAAAGAAATGA
- the mobA gene encoding molybdenum cofactor guanylyltransferase, whose protein sequence is MKQYNTIEAFVLAGGKSIRMGSDKGLTLLKGRPMISYILETLQKAELPVRIIANDNAYEVFGSKVHSDIISGKGPMGGLLTAFEHTAADIVLLAGCDMPLVPVEVVKWLLGHADTEKIVAPVPEGHINPLFALYPCSFKQKLKENISSGRLKMAGFVLENKHVLIPFPGKDRPWCFQNVNDPLQIRELEAGWDSFK, encoded by the coding sequence TTGAAACAGTACAACACCATAGAAGCCTTCGTCCTCGCCGGAGGAAAAAGTATCCGTATGGGAAGCGATAAAGGGCTGACCCTTCTGAAAGGGAGGCCCATGATATCCTACATTCTGGAAACACTACAAAAAGCGGAACTGCCTGTCCGGATCATTGCCAATGACAATGCCTACGAAGTTTTTGGCTCGAAAGTTCATTCCGATATAATCTCCGGGAAAGGGCCCATGGGCGGATTGCTTACGGCCTTTGAACATACCGCCGCCGATATTGTTTTGCTGGCGGGCTGTGATATGCCGTTAGTTCCTGTTGAGGTGGTTAAATGGTTGCTCGGCCATGCAGATACTGAAAAGATCGTTGCCCCTGTTCCGGAAGGGCATATCAATCCGCTGTTTGCCTTGTATCCGTGTTCCTTCAAGCAAAAATTGAAGGAAAATATATCCTCCGGACGATTAAAGATGGCAGGTTTTGTTCTGGAAAACAAACACGTCCTGATACCCTTCCCCGGGAAGGATAGGCCCTGGTGTTTTCAAAATGTCAATGACCCCTTGCAAATCAGGGAACTGGAGGCCGGGTGGGATAGTTTTAAATAA
- the nadB gene encoding L-aspartate oxidase: MKPVDVLILGSGIAGLSFAIQLAERRPGVSIRVCSKADTLETNTRYAQGGIAAVTDFTADSFEQHIRDTFTAGRGHCNKNAVRAIIEAAPERIAELAQWGVPFDRNTEGKWDLGLEGGHSRPRILHCRDRTGFDIVQALLRRAGSYKNITFYPGLFAVDLLVRNNQCYGIRYMDTGNGEIKSSYAKITFLATGGSGQVFRITTNPEIATGDGVAMAARAGVEIGNMAFYQFHPTALAAGQSNPAFLISEAVRGFGAYIINAEGERFLFRYHPRGELATRDIVSHAIFSEYGKNKMNRVYLDCRHLDKTKFHRHFPGIADRCRKTGFDLFKTPVPVMPAAHYQCGGIAISLQGKTSVKNLYANGECACSGLHGANRLASNSLLEAVVIAHKAAVDISSIIDYIAFPVFPEIPGNPGRATGRKIMPDEVKRIKRQLQELMYNYYTGKTAGSRTEKEVVKIRELVSRKGDFPKHAGSPSRELCELENMITIARMML, from the coding sequence ATGAAACCTGTTGATGTACTTATCCTCGGTTCCGGTATTGCCGGGCTGTCATTTGCCATACAACTGGCCGAACGCCGGCCCGGAGTTTCCATCCGGGTCTGTTCCAAAGCCGATACCCTGGAAACCAATACCCGTTATGCACAAGGCGGGATCGCCGCTGTAACGGATTTCACGGCAGATTCTTTTGAGCAACATATAAGGGACACCTTTACAGCAGGTCGGGGACACTGCAACAAAAATGCTGTCAGGGCTATTATAGAAGCCGCCCCGGAGCGCATTGCCGAACTGGCACAATGGGGAGTGCCTTTTGACCGGAACACAGAAGGGAAATGGGACCTCGGCCTGGAAGGCGGACATTCCCGGCCGCGCATCCTCCATTGCAGGGACCGGACCGGTTTTGACATCGTTCAAGCCTTGTTGCGACGGGCCGGGAGCTATAAAAACATTACGTTTTATCCCGGGCTGTTTGCCGTAGACCTGTTGGTCCGGAACAACCAATGCTACGGTATCCGGTATATGGATACGGGCAACGGGGAAATAAAAAGCAGTTATGCAAAAATCACCTTCCTTGCCACTGGCGGAAGCGGACAGGTATTCAGGATCACCACCAACCCGGAAATCGCTACCGGGGACGGGGTTGCCATGGCCGCCCGGGCCGGGGTAGAGATCGGGAATATGGCTTTTTACCAGTTCCACCCCACAGCGCTCGCCGCCGGGCAAAGTAATCCTGCCTTTCTGATCTCGGAAGCCGTACGGGGTTTCGGGGCATATATCATCAATGCGGAAGGAGAACGGTTTCTGTTCCGTTATCACCCCAGGGGAGAACTGGCTACCCGTGACATCGTGAGCCATGCCATTTTCTCGGAATACGGGAAAAACAAAATGAACCGTGTGTACCTGGACTGCCGTCATCTGGACAAAACAAAATTCCACAGGCATTTTCCGGGCATAGCCGACCGATGCCGGAAAACGGGATTCGACCTGTTTAAAACCCCTGTTCCCGTTATGCCGGCCGCCCATTATCAATGTGGTGGTATTGCCATTAGCCTTCAGGGTAAGACCTCTGTTAAAAACCTCTATGCCAACGGTGAGTGTGCCTGCAGCGGCCTGCACGGTGCCAACAGGCTCGCTTCGAATTCCCTTCTGGAAGCCGTGGTCATTGCACACAAAGCCGCCGTGGATATCTCATCGATTATTGACTATATTGCATTCCCCGTTTTCCCGGAAATCCCCGGAAATCCCGGTCGTGCTACCGGCCGGAAGATCATGCCGGATGAAGTTAAGCGTATTAAAAGACAATTACAGGAACTCATGTATAATTACTATACCGGAAAAACTGCCGGAAGCCGTACTGAAAAAGAGGTCGTGAAAATCCGGGAACTCGTTTCCCGGAAAGGAGATTTTCCAAAGCATGCAGGCAGTCCTTCCAGGGAACTCTGCGAACTGGAAAACATGATAACTATTGCCCGAATGATGTTATGA
- the nadA gene encoding quinolinate synthase NadA, with protein sequence MRDNNFYYKEIKRLLEDKNALLLAHCYQDKAIQDLADFVGDSLDLARKAARTEAAVIVFAGVYFMAETAKILNPDKKVLLPDLSAGCSLADHCQPEEFARFRARYPGHQTVSYINTGAGIKAMSDYVCTSSNAEDIIRSIPEDQPLIFAPDKNLGNYLNKITGRHMILWEGSCIVHEAFSKEKLIQLYRKNPEAKIVVHPESEAPVLQIAHFTGSTSQIREYIRNSNSTSFIIGTEAGIIHQLEKESPGKQFIPLPSHEDNSCACSECAFMKVNTVEKLYRCLRDETPEVFVDETLLEKALLPIRKMLSLSR encoded by the coding sequence ATGCGGGATAACAATTTTTATTATAAAGAGATCAAAAGGCTTCTGGAGGACAAAAATGCGCTTCTTCTCGCCCATTGCTACCAGGACAAGGCCATACAGGACCTTGCCGACTTTGTAGGAGATAGCCTGGACCTCGCCCGTAAAGCTGCCCGGACAGAAGCCGCTGTCATTGTTTTTGCCGGGGTATATTTTATGGCGGAAACTGCAAAGATCCTGAATCCGGATAAGAAAGTGCTCCTTCCCGACCTTTCCGCAGGCTGCTCGCTTGCCGACCATTGCCAGCCCGAAGAGTTTGCCCGTTTCCGTGCCAGGTATCCCGGGCACCAGACGGTAAGCTATATCAATACCGGCGCCGGTATAAAGGCCATGAGCGATTATGTTTGTACTTCATCCAACGCCGAAGACATTATACGCTCCATACCTGAAGACCAGCCCCTTATTTTTGCACCGGATAAAAACCTCGGAAATTATCTCAATAAGATCACAGGACGCCATATGATATTGTGGGAAGGCTCCTGTATCGTACACGAGGCTTTTTCGAAGGAAAAGCTCATACAATTATATCGCAAAAACCCGGAAGCAAAGATCGTGGTACACCCCGAATCCGAAGCACCCGTATTACAGATCGCACATTTCACAGGTTCGACCTCACAAATACGGGAATATATCCGGAACAGCAATTCAACTTCCTTCATTATAGGAACGGAGGCAGGTATCATACACCAACTGGAAAAAGAATCCCCCGGCAAGCAATTTATCCCTCTTCCGTCACATGAAGACAACAGTTGCGCCTGTAGCGAATGTGCCTTTATGAAAGTGAATACCGTAGAAAAGCTATACCGTTGCCTGCGGGACGAAACACCGGAAGTATTTGTGGATGAAACACTACTCGAAAAAGCGCTCCTCCCCATCCGGAAAATGCTAAGCCTGTCCAGATGA
- a CDS encoding ABC transporter permease — MLKIIKYSFFDLVRSRWSYAYFLFYLLLAAVLLFLNNNLSGAIITLMNVNIILVPLIATVFGVMYHYNSREFTNLLLAQPLKRSAIFTGQYLGIAGSLSLSLVLGLGIPFAAYGLFRSAMIWNFAILMITGVALTFIFTSLAFNIALSNENRIKGFGYAILLWLLLAVVYDGIFLLLLASFQEYPLEKFSLAATVLNPIDLSRILILLKLDISALLGYTGAVFKQFFGTSTGSILSSLMLLLWIVLPLWRMRKTAKKKDF, encoded by the coding sequence ATGCTAAAAATCATCAAATACAGTTTTTTCGACCTGGTACGCAGCAGGTGGAGCTATGCCTATTTCCTGTTCTACCTGCTCCTGGCTGCGGTGTTGCTGTTTCTCAACAACAATCTTTCCGGGGCCATTATAACGCTTATGAACGTCAATATTATCCTGGTACCGCTTATCGCTACCGTTTTCGGGGTGATGTATCACTACAATTCCAGGGAATTTACCAACCTCCTTCTCGCCCAGCCCTTAAAGCGGAGTGCCATTTTTACCGGGCAGTACCTGGGCATCGCCGGCTCACTTTCCCTTAGTCTCGTTCTCGGGCTCGGTATTCCGTTTGCTGCATACGGCCTTTTCCGCTCGGCAATGATCTGGAATTTTGCCATACTAATGATCACAGGTGTGGCCCTGACCTTTATTTTTACTTCGCTGGCATTTAATATTGCGCTGTCTAACGAAAACAGGATCAAGGGTTTCGGTTATGCCATATTGTTATGGTTGCTGCTGGCCGTAGTGTATGACGGTATTTTTTTGCTGCTGCTGGCCAGCTTCCAGGAATACCCGCTGGAAAAATTTTCCCTGGCCGCTACGGTGCTCAACCCCATAGACCTGTCGCGCATACTCATCCTCCTGAAGCTCGATATATCCGCATTGCTCGGATATACAGGTGCTGTTTTCAAACAATTTTTCGGCACTTCAACGGGAAGTATCCTTTCCTCCCTGATGTTGTTGCTGTGGATAGTGTTACCTCTGTGGAGAATGAGAAAAACAGCGAAGAAAAAAGATTTTTAG
- a CDS encoding ABC transporter ATP-binding protein — MVSIQNLNKAFGRNQVLDNLSLQINQKGVTAILGPNGSGKTTLIKSILGMTIPDKGTITINGKDIKKDVLYRENLDYLPQIADFPDNLKVKELIKMIKDLRNKPARDETLIRFFGLEPFLDKKLNTLSGGTRQKVNLILAFMFDSPLMILDEPSSGLDPVSLIRLKEWINREKAQGKIILVTSHIMSFVEEIAENIAFLLDGKIYFNGSLSQLRTKTGQEDLEHAIASLLLQSTSPTPPRNQEKPVTCNLQL; from the coding sequence ATGGTAAGTATTCAAAATCTAAATAAGGCTTTCGGTCGCAACCAGGTACTGGACAACCTCTCCCTGCAAATAAATCAAAAGGGGGTTACCGCCATACTGGGGCCCAACGGCTCCGGGAAAACGACCCTGATAAAAAGCATACTGGGAATGACCATTCCCGACAAGGGGACCATAACCATAAACGGCAAGGATATTAAAAAGGACGTGCTGTACCGGGAAAACCTCGATTACCTGCCGCAGATCGCCGATTTTCCCGATAACCTGAAAGTAAAAGAACTCATAAAAATGATCAAGGACCTGCGGAACAAACCCGCACGGGATGAGACCCTGATCCGGTTTTTCGGGCTGGAACCTTTCCTGGATAAAAAGCTCAACACCCTGTCCGGAGGTACCCGCCAGAAGGTCAACCTCATACTGGCCTTTATGTTCGACAGCCCCTTAATGATCCTGGATGAACCTTCTTCCGGGCTCGATCCCGTATCCCTGATCCGCCTGAAGGAATGGATAAACAGGGAAAAGGCACAAGGCAAGATCATACTCGTTACCTCCCACATTATGAGTTTCGTAGAGGAAATCGCCGAAAATATAGCATTCCTGCTCGACGGGAAGATCTATTTCAACGGCTCCCTCTCCCAATTAAGGACAAAAACAGGCCAGGAAGACCTCGAACATGCCATTGCAAGCCTATTACTCCAAAGTACCTCCCCAACTCCGCCCAGAAACCAAGAAAAACCTGTAACCTGTAATTTGCAACTTTAA
- a CDS encoding nitrous oxide reductase family maturation protein NosD encodes MIKLFSHITMVFFLMTSVLSAQKTEVCKTCEISTIARAVEKAKPFDTIEVRAGTYKEYNIGITKPLTITGKDNPVIDGEHKGEIITIQSDNVTLAGFTLVNVGTSYTTDYAAIRVVKSKDFNIRNNTLERLFFGIYLEKARQGKVLNNTIKGDAVNEYNSGNGIQLWYSNNVEVSGNTVQNVRDGIYLEFSDNIEIRNNKSIDNLRYGLHFMFSNHDTYTENLFENNGAGVAVMFSKFINMRDNTFRKNWGPSSYGLLLKEITDSELTRNTFESNTQGIRAEGVSRMTFTENDFANNGYAVKIQGACYNNTFSRNNFLYNTFDLSYSGRINENNFDRNYWSDYYGYDLNRDGTGDVPYRPVKLFSHMTNRIPEAIVLLRSTFTGLLDFSEKVTPVFTPPGLMDNAPEMKKIIW; translated from the coding sequence ATGATCAAACTGTTTTCACATATCACGATGGTGTTTTTCCTTATGACATCCGTACTGTCTGCACAAAAAACGGAGGTCTGTAAAACCTGTGAGATCTCCACCATCGCCCGGGCCGTGGAAAAAGCAAAGCCGTTTGACACCATTGAGGTCCGGGCGGGCACGTATAAGGAATACAATATCGGTATTACCAAACCCCTCACCATTACAGGAAAAGACAACCCTGTTATCGATGGAGAGCACAAAGGAGAAATTATTACCATCCAAAGCGATAATGTGACCCTTGCCGGTTTCACCCTCGTCAACGTGGGTACCAGCTACACCACCGATTATGCCGCAATACGGGTCGTGAAAAGCAAGGATTTCAATATCCGTAACAATACGCTGGAACGGCTTTTCTTTGGCATTTACCTCGAAAAAGCCAGGCAGGGAAAAGTACTGAACAACACCATTAAGGGCGATGCCGTGAATGAATACAATTCGGGTAATGGTATTCAGCTGTGGTATTCCAACAATGTGGAAGTAAGCGGGAATACCGTACAAAACGTACGCGACGGGATCTATCTGGAATTTTCGGACAACATAGAGATCCGGAACAACAAAAGCATTGACAACCTGCGGTACGGCCTGCACTTTATGTTTTCAAATCACGATACCTATACGGAAAACCTTTTTGAAAATAACGGTGCCGGAGTTGCGGTCATGTTTTCAAAATTCATAAATATGCGGGATAACACCTTCAGGAAAAACTGGGGGCCTTCGTCCTATGGTCTGCTCCTCAAAGAAATTACGGATTCGGAACTGACCCGGAACACTTTCGAAAGTAACACCCAGGGCATTCGTGCAGAAGGGGTGTCACGAATGACCTTTACAGAAAACGATTTTGCAAACAACGGTTATGCGGTCAAAATCCAGGGAGCCTGTTATAACAATACATTTTCCCGCAACAACTTCCTGTACAATACTTTTGACCTTTCGTATTCCGGCCGTATAAATGAAAACAACTTTGACCGCAACTACTGGAGTGATTATTACGGCTATGATCTCAACAGGGACGGTACGGGCGATGTGCCTTACCGCCCGGTAAAGCTCTTTTCTCATATGACCAACCGGATTCCCGAGGCTATTGTATTGCTGCGCAGCACTTTCACCGGGCTGCTCGATTTTTCGGAAAAAGTAACCCCCGTATTTACACCACCCGGACTGATGGACAATGCTCCGGAAATGAAAAAAATTATATGGTAA